One segment of Streptomyces sp. NBC_01463 DNA contains the following:
- a CDS encoding DUF3107 domain-containing protein — protein MEVKIGVQHTPREIVLESGLSAEEVESVVSEALAGKAQLLSLTDEKGRKVLVPADRIAYVEIGEPSTRRVGFGAL, from the coding sequence GTGGAGGTCAAGATCGGGGTGCAGCACACGCCCCGGGAGATCGTTCTGGAGAGCGGGCTTTCCGCCGAAGAGGTCGAGAGCGTGGTTTCCGAGGCTCTCGCCGGCAAGGCGCAGCTGCTCAGCCTCACGGACGAGAAGGGCCGGAAGGTCCTGGTGCCGGCCGACCGGATCGCCTACGTGGAGATCGGCGAGCCCAGCACCCGACGGGTGGGGTTCGGCGCGCTGTAG
- a CDS encoding ferritin-like domain-containing protein, giving the protein METPDNATEAPASTRIADQDWATAAAEPQYRAAVVDLLGALAYGELAAFERLAEDAKLAPTLADKAELAKMASAEFHHFERLTDRLTAIEVEPTGAMEPFAKALDDFHRQTAPSDWLEGLVKAYVGDSIASDFYREVAARLDSDTRSLVVAVLDDTGHGNFAVEKVRAAIEADPRLGGRLALWARRLMGEALSQAQRVVADRDALSTMLVGGVADGFDLAEVGRMFSRITEAHTKRMAALGLAA; this is encoded by the coding sequence ATGGAGACGCCTGACAACGCCACTGAAGCCCCCGCATCCACCAGAATCGCTGACCAGGACTGGGCCACCGCGGCCGCAGAGCCGCAGTACCGGGCCGCCGTGGTCGACCTGCTGGGAGCACTCGCCTACGGGGAGCTCGCGGCCTTCGAGCGGCTCGCCGAGGACGCGAAGCTCGCGCCGACGCTGGCCGACAAGGCGGAGCTGGCGAAGATGGCGTCCGCGGAATTCCATCACTTCGAGCGGCTGACGGACCGGCTGACCGCGATCGAGGTGGAGCCGACCGGCGCCATGGAGCCGTTCGCCAAGGCGCTCGACGACTTCCACCGCCAGACCGCGCCGTCCGACTGGCTGGAGGGCCTGGTGAAGGCCTACGTCGGTGACTCGATCGCCAGTGACTTCTACCGCGAGGTCGCGGCCCGGCTCGACTCGGACACCCGCTCCCTCGTCGTCGCCGTCCTCGACGACACGGGGCACGGCAACTTCGCCGTCGAGAAGGTGCGCGCCGCGATCGAGGCGGACCCGAGGCTCGGCGGCCGGCTCGCCCTCTGGGCGCGGCGGCTGATGGGCGAGGCGCTCTCGCAGGCCCAGCGCGTGGTGGCCGACCGTGACGCGCTGTCCACCATGCTGGTGGGCGGGGTGGCCGACGGATTCGACCTGGCCGAGGTCGGCCGCATGTTCTCCCGGATCACCGAGGCGCACACCAAGAGGATGGCCGCCCTGGGGCTGGCGGCGTAG
- a CDS encoding ABC transporter substrate-binding protein has translation MRQPSVISRRVAAAAAVLVVAAGAAACGPEDSSKGSDDTSGAAGAPKKGGTLTVLNSRPQEDFDPARLYTSGGGNVPSLVFRTLTTRNRENGAAGSKVVPDLATDLGTPSKDATVWTYTLKDGLKYEDGSAITSADIKYGIERSFAAELSGGAPYLRDWLIGGADYQGPYKDKKGLASIETPDAKTIVFHLNKPEGEFPYLATQTQTTPVPKAKDTGTKYEEHPLSSGPYKVVKNEGDGERLTLERNPHWSASTDEERKAYPDRIDVRSGLDSAVINQRLSASQGTDAAAVTTDTNLGPAELAKVSGDKKLAARVGTGHFGYTNYIAFNPKVKPFDNPKVRQAISYAVDRTSVVNAAGGSSLAEPATTFLPDQASFGYTPYDAFPAGKGGNAAKARELLKEAGYPKGLTVTLTHNNDKNFETSPEIATALQEALRKAGITVKLRGLESNAYSDTIYNVKTEPGFFLGGWGADWPSGGPFFAPIFDGRQIVKSGYNFNASQLNDPAVNKEIDEINKLTDLSAAAKRWGALDKKVGEQALTVPLFHPVYKRLYGESVKNVVISDWTGVLDISQVAVK, from the coding sequence ATGCGTCAACCGTCCGTCATATCGCGCCGCGTGGCAGCGGCCGCCGCAGTACTCGTCGTGGCCGCGGGAGCCGCGGCCTGCGGCCCCGAGGACAGCAGCAAGGGCAGCGACGACACCTCCGGCGCGGCGGGCGCCCCCAAGAAGGGCGGCACGCTCACCGTCCTCAACAGCCGCCCGCAGGAGGACTTCGACCCCGCGCGGCTCTACACCTCGGGCGGCGGCAACGTCCCCTCCCTCGTCTTCCGCACCCTCACCACCCGCAACCGGGAGAACGGTGCCGCGGGCTCGAAGGTGGTCCCCGACCTCGCGACCGACCTGGGCACGCCCAGCAAGGACGCCACGGTCTGGACGTACACGCTCAAGGACGGCCTCAAGTACGAGGACGGCAGCGCCATCACCAGCGCCGACATCAAGTACGGCATCGAGCGCTCCTTCGCGGCCGAGCTCTCCGGCGGCGCGCCCTACCTGCGCGACTGGCTGATCGGCGGGGCCGACTACCAGGGCCCGTACAAGGACAAGAAGGGCCTCGCCTCGATCGAGACGCCCGACGCGAAGACCATCGTCTTCCACCTGAACAAGCCCGAGGGCGAATTCCCCTACCTGGCCACCCAGACCCAGACCACCCCGGTTCCGAAGGCCAAGGACACCGGTACGAAGTACGAGGAGCACCCGCTCTCCTCCGGCCCGTACAAGGTCGTCAAGAACGAGGGCGACGGCGAGCGCCTCACCCTGGAGCGCAACCCGCACTGGTCGGCCTCGACCGACGAGGAGCGCAAGGCCTACCCCGACCGGATCGACGTCCGCTCCGGGCTCGACTCCGCCGTCATCAACCAGCGGCTGTCCGCCTCCCAGGGCACCGACGCCGCGGCCGTCACCACCGACACCAACCTCGGCCCGGCCGAACTCGCCAAGGTCAGCGGCGACAAGAAGCTCGCCGCCCGCGTCGGCACCGGCCACTTCGGCTACACGAACTACATCGCCTTCAACCCGAAGGTGAAGCCGTTCGACAACCCGAAGGTCCGCCAGGCCATCTCGTACGCCGTCGACCGCACCTCCGTGGTCAACGCCGCGGGCGGCTCCTCGCTCGCCGAGCCCGCCACCACCTTCCTGCCCGACCAGGCCTCCTTCGGCTACACGCCGTACGACGCCTTCCCGGCCGGCAAGGGCGGCAACGCGGCCAAGGCCAGGGAACTGCTGAAGGAGGCCGGTTACCCCAAGGGGCTGACCGTCACCCTCACGCACAACAACGACAAGAACTTCGAGACCAGCCCGGAGATCGCCACCGCACTGCAGGAGGCGCTCAGGAAGGCCGGCATCACCGTCAAGCTCCGCGGCCTGGAGTCCAACGCCTACTCGGACACGATCTACAACGTGAAGACCGAGCCGGGCTTCTTCCTCGGCGGCTGGGGTGCCGACTGGCCCTCCGGCGGTCCGTTCTTCGCCCCGATCTTCGACGGACGCCAGATCGTCAAGTCCGGGTACAACTTCAACGCCTCGCAGCTGAACGACCCCGCGGTCAACAAGGAGATCGACGAGATCAACAAGCTGACCGACCTGAGCGCCGCCGCCAAGCGCTGGGGCGCGCTCGACAAGAAGGTCGGTGAGCAGGCGCTGACCGTGCCGCTGTTCCACCCGGTCTACAAGCGCCTGTACGGCGAGTCCGTCAAGAACGTCGTCATCAGCGACTGGACCGGCGTCCTCGACATCTCGCAGGTCGCGGTCAAGTAA
- a CDS encoding MarC family protein, giving the protein MFDVAVFGSLFLTLFVIMDPPGITPIFLALTAGRPARMQRRMALQAVAVAFGVIAVFGVLGQQILDYLHVSVPALMIAGGLLLLLIALDLLTGKTDEPTQTKDVNVALVPLGMPLLAGPGAIVSVILAVQHADGVGGQISVWTAIIAMHVVLWLTMRYSLLIIRVIKDGGVVLVTRLAGMMLSAIAVQQIINGVTQVIQDA; this is encoded by the coding sequence GTGTTCGACGTCGCTGTCTTCGGATCCCTTTTTCTCACCCTTTTTGTGATTATGGATCCGCCCGGAATCACTCCGATCTTCCTCGCCCTCACCGCGGGCCGCCCTGCCCGGATGCAGCGCAGGATGGCGTTGCAGGCGGTCGCCGTCGCCTTCGGGGTGATCGCCGTCTTCGGTGTGCTCGGCCAGCAGATCCTCGACTACCTGCACGTCTCCGTCCCCGCGCTGATGATCGCGGGCGGACTGCTCCTGCTGCTCATCGCGCTCGACCTGCTGACGGGCAAGACCGACGAGCCGACGCAGACCAAGGACGTCAACGTCGCGCTCGTCCCCCTCGGAATGCCGCTGCTCGCCGGTCCCGGGGCGATCGTCTCGGTGATCCTCGCCGTGCAGCACGCCGACGGGGTGGGCGGCCAGATCTCGGTCTGGACGGCCATCATCGCCATGCACGTCGTGCTCTGGCTGACCATGCGCTACTCGCTGCTGATCATCCGGGTCATCAAGGACGGCGGGGTCGTGCTGGTCACCAGGCTCGCCGGCATGATGCTGTCCGCCATCGCCGTCCAGCAGATCATCAACGGCGTCACCCAGGTCATCCAGGACGCCTGA
- a CDS encoding DEAD/DEAH box helicase, with the protein MTLPVALSGSDVIGQAKTGTGKTLGFGLPLLERVTVLADVEAGRAKPEKLTDAPQALIVVPTRELCQQVTNDLLTAGKVRNVRVLAIYGGRAYEPQVEALKKGVDVVVGTPGRLLDLAGQRKLDLSQVRALVLDEADEMLDLGFLPDVERIITMLPAKRQTMLFSATMPGAVISLARRYMSQPTHINATSPDDEGTTVKNTAQYVYRAHSMDKPEMVSRILQANGRGLAMIFCRTKRTAADIAEQLEKRGFASGAVHGDLGQGAREQALRAFRNGKVDVLVCTDVAARGIDVEGVTHVINYQSPEDEKTYLHRIGRTGRAGAKGIAITLVDWDDIPRWQLINKALDLKFPDPPETYSTSPHLYEELDIPAGTKGVLPRTERTRAGLRAEEIEDLGETGGRGRKSAAAPAPAVREERPPRTPRQRRRTRGGSAAEESAATVPTPATETVETPAATDGPAEPRTPRRRRRARVGAADIAAEAAVAVAEAPAVIVDTEPVAVTEAEPKKRTRTRAAKAEVVVDAEAAAVTEPVAEAKPRRRRARAAKPVEAVDFQTAPVAEPAPEATVTKPRRRARVIKPVEDEVDFQIAPIAEPESDSRRPRRTRAAAKPKTEAVAQAPAADGEAKPRRRRAPRTAAAKAEG; encoded by the coding sequence ATGACGCTCCCCGTCGCGCTCTCCGGCTCCGATGTCATCGGACAGGCCAAGACCGGCACCGGCAAGACGCTCGGTTTCGGCCTGCCGCTGCTGGAGCGCGTCACCGTCCTCGCGGACGTCGAGGCCGGCCGGGCCAAGCCCGAGAAGCTGACCGACGCCCCGCAGGCGCTGATCGTCGTCCCGACCCGCGAGCTGTGCCAGCAGGTCACCAACGACCTGCTGACCGCCGGCAAGGTGCGTAACGTCCGCGTTCTCGCGATCTACGGCGGCCGGGCCTACGAGCCCCAGGTCGAGGCCCTCAAGAAGGGCGTCGACGTGGTCGTCGGCACCCCGGGCCGGCTGCTCGACCTGGCGGGCCAGCGCAAGCTCGACCTGTCGCAGGTCCGCGCCCTCGTCCTCGACGAGGCCGACGAGATGCTCGACCTGGGCTTCCTGCCCGACGTCGAGCGCATCATCACGATGCTGCCGGCGAAGCGCCAGACGATGCTGTTCTCGGCGACCATGCCGGGCGCGGTCATCAGCCTCGCGCGCCGCTACATGTCGCAGCCGACCCACATCAACGCCACGTCGCCCGACGACGAGGGCACGACCGTCAAGAACACGGCGCAGTACGTCTACCGCGCCCACTCGATGGACAAGCCCGAGATGGTCTCGCGCATCCTCCAGGCCAACGGCCGCGGACTCGCGATGATCTTCTGCCGCACCAAGCGCACCGCGGCCGACATCGCCGAGCAGCTGGAGAAGCGCGGTTTCGCCTCCGGCGCGGTCCACGGCGACCTCGGCCAGGGCGCCCGCGAGCAGGCGCTGCGCGCCTTCCGCAACGGCAAGGTCGACGTCCTCGTCTGCACCGATGTCGCGGCCCGCGGTATCGATGTCGAGGGTGTCACCCACGTCATCAACTACCAGTCCCCCGAGGACGAGAAGACCTATCTGCACCGCATCGGCCGCACCGGCCGCGCGGGCGCCAAGGGCATCGCGATCACGCTGGTCGACTGGGACGACATCCCGCGCTGGCAGCTGATCAACAAGGCCCTGGACCTGAAGTTCCCGGACCCGCCGGAGACGTACTCCACCTCCCCGCACCTGTACGAGGAGCTGGACATCCCGGCCGGCACCAAGGGTGTCCTGCCGCGCACCGAGCGCACCCGCGCCGGTCTGCGGGCCGAGGAGATCGAGGACCTCGGCGAGACGGGCGGCCGCGGCCGCAAGTCCGCCGCCGCCCCGGCTCCCGCCGTCCGCGAGGAGCGCCCCCCGCGCACGCCGCGTCAGCGCCGTCGCACCCGGGGCGGTTCCGCCGCCGAGGAGAGCGCCGCCACCGTGCCCACACCGGCCACGGAGACCGTCGAGACCCCGGCGGCCACTGACGGCCCGGCCGAGCCGCGCACCCCGCGCCGTCGCCGGCGCGCTCGCGTCGGTGCGGCGGACATCGCCGCCGAGGCAGCGGTGGCCGTGGCCGAGGCCCCGGCCGTGATCGTCGACACCGAGCCCGTCGCCGTGACCGAGGCCGAGCCGAAGAAGCGGACCAGGACCAGGGCGGCCAAGGCCGAGGTCGTCGTCGACGCCGAGGCCGCCGCGGTGACCGAGCCGGTCGCCGAGGCGAAGCCGCGCCGTCGTCGCGCCCGGGCCGCCAAGCCGGTGGAGGCGGTCGACTTCCAGACCGCCCCCGTGGCCGAGCCCGCCCCCGAGGCGACGGTGACCAAGCCGCGCCGCCGCGCCCGGGTGATCAAGCCGGTCGAGGACGAGGTCGACTTCCAGATCGCGCCGATCGCCGAGCCCGAGTCCGACTCCAGGCGTCCCCGTCGCACGCGTGCGGCGGCGAAGCCGAAGACGGAGGCCGTCGCCCAGGCGCCGGCCGCCGACGGCGAGGCCAAGCCGCGCCGCCGCCGGGCCCCGCGCACCGCCGCCGCGAAGGCCGAGGGCTGA
- a CDS encoding alpha/beta fold hydrolase — protein sequence MSRPPTFIPPSCARPRALHTERGDFAVLDAVPRTPPRGTVLLLPGYTGSKEDFIALLEPLAGAGYRAVTVDGRGQYESDGPDRQEAYSQGELARDVLAQTAALGLGDGAVDLLGHSLGGQIARAAVLLDPAPFRSLTLMSSGPAEVVEAQRTKLRILSDALTTMTMDDVWAAMRALDPPADADTDGEDLRRRWLSHRPAQLIATGRQLAAEPDRVAELAATGLPVHVISGERDDVWPVPRLDGMAVRLGAHRTRIEGAEHSPNTDRPKATAAALVSFWDGL from the coding sequence ATGAGCAGGCCACCCACCTTCATCCCGCCCTCCTGCGCCCGCCCCCGCGCGCTGCACACCGAGCGCGGGGACTTCGCCGTGCTGGACGCGGTGCCGCGTACGCCGCCGCGCGGCACCGTCCTCCTGCTGCCCGGGTACACCGGCAGCAAGGAGGACTTCATCGCCCTGCTGGAACCCCTCGCGGGCGCCGGCTACCGGGCCGTCACCGTCGACGGCCGCGGGCAGTACGAGTCCGACGGGCCGGACCGTCAGGAGGCCTACTCCCAGGGCGAGTTGGCCCGTGACGTGCTCGCCCAGACGGCCGCGCTCGGGCTCGGCGACGGGGCGGTCGACCTGCTCGGCCACTCCCTCGGCGGGCAGATCGCCCGCGCCGCCGTCCTGCTGGACCCGGCGCCGTTCCGCTCGCTCACCCTGATGTCGTCCGGACCCGCCGAGGTGGTCGAGGCCCAGCGGACCAAGCTGCGCATTCTCAGTGACGCGCTGACGACCATGACGATGGACGACGTGTGGGCGGCCATGCGCGCCCTCGACCCGCCGGCCGACGCGGACACGGACGGCGAGGACCTGCGGCGGCGCTGGCTGAGTCACCGTCCCGCGCAGCTGATCGCCACCGGCCGCCAACTCGCCGCAGAACCGGACCGGGTGGCCGAGCTCGCCGCCACGGGCCTGCCGGTCCATGTGATCTCCGGCGAGCGCGACGACGTCTGGCCGGTGCCGCGGCTCGACGGGATGGCGGTGCGTCTCGGCGCGCACCGGACCCGGATCGAGGGCGCCGAGCACTCCCCCAACACGGACCGGCCAAAAGCGACGGCGGCCGCGCTCGTCTCCTTCTGGGACGGCCTGTAG
- a CDS encoding TetR/AcrR family transcriptional regulator, whose translation MTAIEQTEAARPRGTRLPRRARRNQLLGAAQEVFVAQGYHSAAMDDIAERAGVSKPVLYQHFPGKLELYLALLDQHCESLLHAVRTALASTTDNKLRVAATMDAYFAYVEDEGGAFRLVFESDLTNEPAVRERVDRVSLQCAEAISDVIAGDTGLSKDESMLLAVGLGGVSQVVARYWLSSRSAIPRDTAVQLLTSLAWRGIAGFPLHGIDQH comes from the coding sequence GTGACAGCCATCGAGCAGACCGAGGCGGCGCGCCCGCGGGGCACTCGCCTGCCCCGCCGCGCCCGACGCAATCAGCTCCTGGGTGCTGCGCAGGAGGTCTTCGTCGCGCAGGGCTACCACTCTGCGGCGATGGACGACATCGCGGAGCGGGCCGGGGTCAGCAAGCCGGTGCTCTACCAGCACTTCCCGGGCAAGCTGGAGCTCTATCTGGCCCTGCTCGACCAGCACTGCGAGTCGCTGCTGCACGCCGTGCGCACCGCGCTGGCGTCGACCACCGACAACAAGCTGCGCGTGGCCGCGACGATGGACGCCTACTTCGCGTACGTCGAGGACGAGGGCGGCGCCTTCCGACTGGTGTTCGAGTCGGACCTGACCAACGAGCCAGCCGTGCGTGAGCGGGTCGACCGGGTCTCGCTCCAGTGCGCCGAGGCGATCTCCGACGTGATCGCCGGCGACACGGGCCTGTCCAAGGACGAGTCCATGCTGCTCGCGGTCGGCCTGGGCGGGGTGTCCCAGGTGGTCGCCCGCTACTGGCTCTCCAGCCGGTCCGCGATTCCGCGCGACACGGCGGTGCAGCTGCTGACCTCACTGGCCTGGCGGGGCATCGCGGGCTTCCCGCTGCACGGCATCGATCAGCACTGA
- a CDS encoding DUF3152 domain-containing protein has translation MRRELIRGVGRHSRKGPVPRAPESGPAEANAEVREGARPVSGSGRRRRPGDGPPGGDADGHTPFAGTPQVRGGHPEQREPGGGWGTGPTGRYTERPAAQARAQDPAPGRPQGPRPAQTPRSPQGTATRPLIPGPRREFVEAFDSPPAPPTAPRGPAGPADPSRSLTDRDERPPASDDEDARTPGEDAREPRSGRGRTFTGIAAAAVTTVLAVVVAGQVAHDSGSRSGAAQAAGVDRGSGGDASRSDNRETPSPKAAVVKPLSYEQKMAKPYPMAPKLAASGKFAAVPGAAKAPGKGHKYRYRIDVENGLGLDSALFAQAVQKTLNDDRSWAHGGDMTFERISTGDPDFVITLASPGTTGDWCAKSGLDTTEDNVSCDSAATERVMINAYRWAQGSSTFGPDKLFAYRQMLINHEVGHRLGHNHVSCGTKGALAPVMQQQTKSLDIDGIKCRPNAWVYPTG, from the coding sequence ATGCGGCGGGAGCTGATCCGGGGCGTGGGACGACACAGCCGAAAGGGCCCTGTGCCCAGGGCGCCCGAGAGCGGGCCGGCCGAGGCGAACGCGGAAGTGCGCGAGGGCGCCCGCCCCGTCTCCGGCAGCGGCCGGCGCAGACGGCCGGGCGACGGCCCGCCGGGCGGCGACGCCGACGGGCATACCCCTTTCGCGGGCACGCCCCAGGTGCGCGGCGGCCATCCCGAACAGCGCGAACCCGGCGGTGGCTGGGGCACCGGGCCGACCGGCCGGTACACCGAACGGCCCGCCGCGCAGGCGCGCGCGCAGGACCCGGCGCCCGGACGGCCGCAGGGCCCGCGGCCCGCGCAGACACCGCGCAGTCCGCAGGGCACCGCCACCCGGCCGCTGATACCGGGACCGCGACGCGAGTTCGTCGAGGCCTTCGACAGCCCGCCCGCACCGCCCACCGCCCCCCGTGGACCCGCAGGGCCCGCCGATCCGTCCCGCTCCCTCACCGACCGGGACGAGCGTCCGCCGGCGTCGGACGACGAGGACGCGAGGACGCCCGGCGAGGACGCCAGGGAACCCAGGTCCGGCCGGGGCCGCACCTTCACGGGCATCGCCGCGGCCGCCGTGACGACCGTGCTCGCGGTGGTCGTGGCCGGCCAGGTCGCCCACGACAGCGGCAGCCGGAGCGGCGCCGCGCAGGCCGCGGGCGTGGACCGGGGGAGCGGTGGCGACGCCTCCCGCTCGGACAACCGTGAGACGCCATCGCCCAAGGCGGCGGTGGTCAAGCCCCTTTCGTACGAGCAGAAAATGGCCAAGCCCTATCCGATGGCCCCGAAGCTGGCCGCTTCAGGGAAGTTCGCGGCGGTTCCCGGCGCGGCGAAGGCTCCGGGCAAGGGGCACAAGTACCGCTACCGGATCGATGTGGAGAACGGGCTCGGGCTCGACTCCGCGCTCTTCGCCCAGGCGGTCCAGAAGACGCTCAACGACGACCGGAGCTGGGCGCACGGCGGGGACATGACCTTCGAACGGATCTCCACCGGGGACCCGGACTTCGTCATCACGCTGGCCAGCCCCGGCACCACGGGCGACTGGTGCGCGAAGTCGGGGCTGGACACCACCGAGGACAACGTCTCCTGCGACTCCGCCGCCACCGAGCGCGTCATGATCAACGCCTACCGCTGGGCCCAGGGCTCGTCCACCTTCGGACCGGACAAGCTCTTCGCCTACCGGCAGATGCTCATCAACCACGAGGTCGGCCACCGGCTGGGCCACAACCATGTGAGCTGCGGCACGAAGGGCGCGCTCGCTCCGGTGATGCAGCAGCAGACCAAGTCGCTCGACATCGACGGCATCAAGTGCCGCCCCAACGCCTGGGTGTACCCGACCGGTTGA
- a CDS encoding alpha/beta hydrolase, whose protein sequence is MSSTELPGVRAAAAAVAPTVGAVRVAEGERLRSVTLPGLTLTVRSRPPERTGLPPALFVHGLGGSSQNWSALMPLLQDVLDGEAVDLPGFGDSPPPDDGNYSVTGHARAVIRFLDAEERGPVHLFGNSLGGAVATRVAAVRPDLVRTLTLVSPALPEIRVQLSAAPTALLALPGIVSLFARMSRDWTAEERTRGVMALCYGDPARVSENGFRDAVAEMERRLALPYFWDALARSARGIVDAYTLGGQHGLWRQAERVLAPTQLVYGGRDRLVSYRMARRASAAFRDARLLTLPDAGHVAMMEYPETVAQAFRELLDECGGS, encoded by the coding sequence ATGTCTTCGACCGAGCTGCCGGGAGTCCGTGCCGCCGCCGCAGCGGTGGCCCCCACGGTGGGCGCCGTCAGGGTCGCGGAGGGGGAGAGGCTTCGCTCCGTCACGCTGCCCGGGCTGACGCTGACCGTCCGTTCGAGGCCGCCGGAGCGGACCGGGCTGCCGCCCGCGCTCTTCGTCCACGGGCTCGGCGGCTCCTCGCAGAACTGGTCGGCGCTGATGCCGCTGCTCCAGGACGTGCTGGACGGCGAGGCGGTGGACCTGCCCGGATTCGGCGACTCACCGCCGCCGGACGACGGCAACTACTCGGTCACCGGTCACGCCCGCGCGGTGATCCGATTCCTCGACGCCGAGGAGCGCGGCCCCGTCCATCTGTTCGGCAACTCGCTGGGCGGCGCGGTGGCCACCAGGGTCGCGGCGGTCCGGCCCGACCTGGTGCGCACCCTCACCCTGGTCTCGCCCGCGCTCCCCGAGATCCGCGTGCAGCTGTCGGCCGCGCCGACCGCCCTGCTCGCCCTTCCGGGCATCGTCTCCCTGTTCGCCCGGATGAGCCGGGACTGGACCGCGGAGGAACGCACCCGCGGAGTCATGGCACTCTGTTACGGCGATCCGGCACGAGTCTCCGAGAACGGCTTCCGCGACGCGGTGGCCGAAATGGAACGGCGGCTGGCGCTGCCGTACTTCTGGGACGCCCTGGCGCGCTCGGCACGTGGCATCGTCGACGCGTACACACTGGGCGGTCAGCACGGGCTGTGGCGTCAGGCCGAGCGCGTGCTCGCGCCGACCCAGCTCGTGTACGGCGGACGGGACCGGCTCGTCTCGTACCGGATGGCACGCAGGGCGTCCGCGGCCTTCCGCGATGCGCGACTGCTGACACTGCCCGACGCCGGGCACGTGGCGATGATGGAGTACCCGGAGACGGTCGCCCAGGCGTTCCGGGAACTGCTGGACGAATGCGGCGGGAGCTGA
- a CDS encoding NYN domain-containing protein: protein MSDAETAERLDRTNELLQRVLAEVSKTPSTHAIFVDAGYVYAAAGLLVTGTEDRRSFDLDAEGLIEAFIDKARTIFADSRLLRVYWYDGARRRIHTVEQQSIAELPDVKVRLGNLNANNQQKGVDSLIRTDLESLARHRAISDAALVGGDEDLVSAVEAAQGYGARVHLWGIEAGEGRNQAEPLLWEVDSQRTFDLDFCRPYVTRRAVTTYEEDGPAPSREDVRFVGAQIAATWLSARGRESLADLLPGHPYLPGSVDQDLLVEAERLLQHSLRGHAHLRRALRDGFWQHLQAQY from the coding sequence ATGAGCGACGCCGAGACCGCCGAGCGTCTGGACCGCACCAACGAACTGCTCCAGCGGGTGCTCGCCGAGGTGTCGAAGACCCCGTCGACCCACGCGATCTTCGTGGACGCGGGCTACGTGTACGCCGCGGCCGGGCTGCTCGTCACCGGCACCGAGGACCGGCGCTCCTTCGACCTCGACGCGGAGGGCCTGATCGAGGCCTTCATCGACAAGGCCCGCACGATCTTCGCCGACAGCAGGCTGCTGCGCGTGTACTGGTACGACGGAGCCAGGCGCCGGATCCACACCGTCGAGCAGCAGTCCATCGCCGAACTCCCCGACGTCAAGGTCAGGCTGGGCAACCTCAACGCCAACAACCAGCAGAAGGGCGTCGACTCCCTCATCCGCACCGACCTCGAATCCCTCGCCCGTCACCGCGCCATCAGCGATGCCGCGCTGGTCGGCGGCGACGAGGACCTGGTGTCGGCCGTCGAGGCCGCGCAGGGGTACGGAGCCCGGGTCCACCTGTGGGGCATCGAGGCGGGCGAAGGGCGCAACCAGGCCGAACCGCTGCTCTGGGAGGTCGACAGCCAGCGCACCTTCGACCTCGACTTCTGCCGCCCGTACGTGACCAGACGCGCCGTCACCACCTACGAGGAGGACGGCCCCGCGCCCTCCCGCGAGGACGTCCGCTTCGTCGGTGCGCAGATCGCCGCCACCTGGCTCTCCGCCCGGGGCCGCGAGTCCCTGGCCGACCTGCTGCCCGGACACCCGTACCTGCCGGGCTCCGTCGACCAGGATCTGCTGGTCGAGGCCGAGCGGCTGCTCCAGCACTCGCTGCGCGGACATGCGCATCTGCGCCGGGCGCTGCGTGACGGCTTCTGGCAGCACCTCCAGGCGCAGTACTGA